aatggGTGAAATTAGTTTATTACCTGCAACAACTTGATCATGTAAAAATTTACGTTATTTATTTCAACCAATTATTAGCGgcagaaataaggaaaatatatttattagaaGATAATGTTCATAGAAAGTCCACAAACTGAGAAGGTTGTCGGCAAGAACCAATGAATCCTAGTGGAGTTTCCAGCCAGCATGCAGGCAAGCAGAATCAGCATCTGTAAACATACACAATGCATAATACTTAGGCATATGCACTTCAGCAAAATCATGCAACTGGAGACTTGGGGATCATGTACATGGcttttttactaattttgtaCTCACGTCGTTGACCACGGACTTCCTTGACTGCAGAGTTCTGAGAGAACCCCTGGTAATAGTACAGTGCGGGCTTCGAACAAGAAGCTTGCTACGGTGTTCAGTATTAGCAAGCATGATTTACTTCGAATTAGTTATAACATGAGCTCAAGAATGTGGATGACTATTCTTcttaacaaaaaatgcatatcaTTTATAACAGATGTCTCCAACAAAACATGCATTAGTATGAAAATTGGAATGAAAAATGTTGCTGCTATAGCAGTAGAACCAACTGTGACAAACAATGCACACAACTGACATTTCAACTTATCTATTCAGTATATTATGCCACCGAAAACTACTACAATCAGTGGTGAGACTTACTCTTGGTCAAGTTTCGTGTTGAATATGTATGCCGCAGCGCATAGATCAAGGCCTACAATCTTCATGTCCTTCGTGGGGAAGAAAGTTAATGACATATCCTGTAAGGAGAATCTCGTGTGCAGTTATTAAATAATTCTCAAAATCCAAATATTATGGTTTATACACCAGTTATTAAGCATAAGGTTATTTTCCCCAATCTCCTTCCCCTACTGGCTCCTATCGACATGACGAATCTGCAGGAAGTTTTGTTGTTCAGCTTATTGGACTACTGGGATGGAGCTGCTAGTGATGTGAGTCTTTTCTCTCTTGCTCTGGCCCACCCCAGAAATGCTCCCCGAGTTAA
This portion of the Arachis duranensis cultivar V14167 chromosome 6, aradu.V14167.gnm2.J7QH, whole genome shotgun sequence genome encodes:
- the LOC127748388 gene encoding uncharacterized protein LOC127748388 isoform X2; its protein translation is MSLTFFPTKDMKIVGLDLCAAAYIFNTKLDQDKLLVRSPHCTITRGSLRTLQSRKSVVNDMLILLACMLAGNSTRIHWFLPTTFSQIATGRGPIPHATLKAIREDFMGKANRVCKFDH
- the LOC127748388 gene encoding uncharacterized protein LOC127748388 isoform X1, yielding MSLTFFPTKDMKIVGLDLCAAAYIFNTKLDQDKLLVRSPHCTITRGSLRTLQSRKSVVNDMLILLACMLAGNSTRIHWFLPTTFSQIATGRGPIPHATLKAIREDFMGKANRVCKIYCPIWCMDISFCL